TGCGGAAGGCAATACACTGGCCGGAGGCGCCGGCGGCTGGAATACGAAGCCGGCAATTCAATATGTGCCCAGGGGCCGGCGTGTTTTTGGGCCGTACACATTCACCTCCGGCGGGTCGGTGCAACTGCCAAAAGGCTCGTCACCCAGAGGCGAAGGACGTTTCTGGATTCGCGTACCCGCCAGCCGCAGAACAATGCTCACGACCGTGTCGAATCCCGCGGACAAGGCCCTTCAGATGGAGATCGAAGCAAATGGATCCGCGCGAGCATCAACGATTCCGCCAGGTGGAACAGCACTCATCGAGACACCGATTACCGGTGGCGTTACGCCGATAGCGCTGGTCTTCCGCGGCGACCGGAAACTCGTGCTGCTCGAGACAGACTTCCGTTGAAGTCTACCTCGTTCGATCTCACCGGGCGGGTTGCTGTGGTCACCGGCGGCTATGGTGTTCTCGGAGGATCCATGGCCGATGCAATGGCGGAGGCGGGGGCGAAGGTCGCGGTTCTCGGGCGGCGCAGTGATGAGGCCGGGAAGAAGGTCGAAGCGCTGAAAGCTTCCGGTGCGGAAGCAATGGTGCTCGAGGCGAACGTGCTCGACGTGGACGGGCTCCGCGCCGCTCGCGACCGGGTTGTGAAGGCGTGGGGGTCGGTTGATATCCTGATCAATGCGGCCGGGGGCAACGTGCCGCGCTCGCGCACGGACACGGTTTCTGTGTTCGACGTTCCGGTCGATGCGTTCGATGAAGTTCTCGCGCTCAACCTCCACGGGACTGTAAATCCATCGCTCGTGTTCGGCGAAACGATGAGCAGACAGAAACGAGGTGTGATTATCAACATTTCATCAATGGCTGCCCAGCGGGCGATGAGTGGGGTGCCTGGATATTCTATCGCCAAAGCCGGGGTTGAGAACTTCACTCGCTGGATGGCGATGGAAATGGCGAGGAAGTACGGCGATGGAATCAGAGTGAACGCAATCGCGCCGGGATTCTTCATCACCACGCAGAATCGCAGCGTGCTGCTACATCCCGATGGTACTCCAACACCTCGCGCGAAAGCCGTGCTCGCGCAGACTCCGATGGGACGCTTCGGAAATCCCGGCGAGCTCAACGGCGCAGTTCAATGGCTTTGTAGCGATGCGGCATCCTTTGTAACCGGGACTGTAATGCCGGTCGATGGTGGCTTCAGCATCTTCAGCGGCATCTGAGCGGCGCCGCCGGAAACCTTTCTCAACTCACGTCATGAATCTCGGGCTTGGACTTTACCGAAGTCTGCTTACGGAAAGCAATTTCCAGTTCGCCAAACAGGCAGGTGTCACGCATCTCGTGGTGCACCTGGTCGATTACTTCAAAGGTGCCAGTCCGACGCTGACGAGTGGCGAACCGAACATGGGCTGGGGCGTCACGCAGAACCAGCATCGTCCGTGGACGTACGATGAGCTGATCGCGTTGAGAAAGGTGATCGAATCGAACGGGCTCAAATGTGAAGCAATCGAGAATTTCGATCCCTCGCACTGGCACGATGTTCTGCTGGATGGTCCCCGGAAACTGGTGCAGATGGAGCAGCTCAAGCGGACCATCCAGGCGGTGGGCCGTGCAGGCATTCCGATAATGGGATACAACTTCAGTATTGCCGGAGTGTGGGGCTGGACCAAGGCCCCTGTCGGACGCGGGAATGCGATGGCGATCTGCTACGACGAATCGCAGATCGATAAGCAGACGCCGATTCCCAATGGTATGGCGTGGAACATGGTGTATGACCCGGAGGCGGGGGCGGGAAGCGTGGCGCCAGTGTCGTCGGAAGAACTGTGGCAGCGCTTCGAATGGTTCCTCTCGGAGATCATTCCTGTTGCGGAGGAATGCGGGGTGAGGCTCGCGCTGCATCCTGACGATCCACCGGCCGATGCGTTGAGAGGCGCAGCAAGGCTCGTCAACGAACCCGACAAGTATCAACGCGTGATCGATCTGGTGCCGAGCCCCTCCAACAACCTCGAGTTCTGTCTTGGGTCGCTGCAGGAAATGCGGAGTGGGGATGTCTACGACAGCATCAATCGGTACGGCCGACAGGGTAAAATCGCATACGTGCACTTCAGAAATGTTCGCGGCA
This DNA window, taken from Gemmatimonadaceae bacterium, encodes the following:
- a CDS encoding SDR family oxidoreductase; amino-acid sequence: MKSTSFDLTGRVAVVTGGYGVLGGSMADAMAEAGAKVAVLGRRSDEAGKKVEALKASGAEAMVLEANVLDVDGLRAARDRVVKAWGSVDILINAAGGNVPRSRTDTVSVFDVPVDAFDEVLALNLHGTVNPSLVFGETMSRQKRGVIINISSMAAQRAMSGVPGYSIAKAGVENFTRWMAMEMARKYGDGIRVNAIAPGFFITTQNRSVLLHPDGTPTPRAKAVLAQTPMGRFGNPGELNGAVQWLCSDAASFVTGTVMPVDGGFSIFSGI
- a CDS encoding mannonate dehydratase — translated: MNLGLGLYRSLLTESNFQFAKQAGVTHLVVHLVDYFKGASPTLTSGEPNMGWGVTQNQHRPWTYDELIALRKVIESNGLKCEAIENFDPSHWHDVLLDGPRKLVQMEQLKRTIQAVGRAGIPIMGYNFSIAGVWGWTKAPVGRGNAMAICYDESQIDKQTPIPNGMAWNMVYDPEAGAGSVAPVSSEELWQRFEWFLSEIIPVAEECGVRLALHPDDPPADALRGAARLVNEPDKYQRVIDLVPSPSNNLEFCLGSLQEMRSGDVYDSINRYGRQGKIAYVHFRNVRGKVPHYQEVFVDEGDLDMIRVVQCLRTVGYDGVIIPDHTPEMSCGAPWHAGMAYALGYMRAALQAADRFAREGYGVS